From a region of the Castanea sativa cultivar Marrone di Chiusa Pesio chromosome 10, ASM4071231v1 genome:
- the LOC142613489 gene encoding plant UBX domain-containing protein 8: MATPNQEAIDTFINITGATEAIAIQKLEEHGGNLNEAVNAHFTEGDRNTPANIHGTSVAAPQDDLMDVDEIEPQGPRLPLLSAPINTNSFSRLDPQFRRNFFDIGSEFPNRAPIVTHPREVREIPIEVKDNNQPAGHSGPAPTIEDVTGTVHAHGPDTHGTVIIDDEDNEDVSAASTAQRGERKDDILGDGSHDRNIGPSAPEYENLPDYSNDIEEEMVRAAIEASRREVEGAHNDLADPVPTQSQSHMEDAELAHVVSLSLKTAQQEKALREQGEISVASNVGPSKPAEVELGEFAASNGRLEPGSSSIQEDAEDVEDQPLVRHRSRRVSFGSDDVEVIEASPPSSPGRHDVGNHPQHNRNAFPSDEWGGISSEEHDEAVMLEAAMFGGIPEGTGYHFGYGPHQFMHAESHYPHRIPRPPSPSLAAQRLIREQQDDEYLAALQADREKELKAREESEARRLEEEAARQAACEEERQREEESRRKLEEEQELERQLAAKEASLPQEPASDDESAITLLVRMPDGSRHGRRFLKSDKLQFLFDFIDVGRGVKPGTYRLVRPYPRRAFSDGESALTLNELGLTSKQEALFLELI; this comes from the exons ATGGCGACGCCTAATCAGGAAGCAATCGATACCTTCATAAACATCACAGGCGCGACGGAAGCCATCGCTATTCAAAAACTCgag GAGCATGGTGGCAATCTCAACGAAGCCGTGAATGCACATTTTACTGAAGGAGATAGAAACACACCAGCAAA CATACACGGAACCTCAGTTGCTGCTCCTCAAGATGACTTAATGGATGTCGATGAAATTGAACCACAGGGACCTCGTTTACCACTTCTTTCTGCACCTATAAACACAAATTCATTTTCTCGTCTTGATCCACAGTTCCGTAGAAATTTTTTCGATATTGGTTCTGAATTTCCAAACCGTGCACCCATTGTGACGCATCCGAGAGAGGTTAGGGAGATTCCCATAGAGGTAAAAGATAACAATCAGCCAGCTGGTCACTCTGGACCTGCTCCTACCATTGAGGATGTCACTGGAACTGTGCATGCACATGGCCCAGATACTCATGGGACTGTTATAATTGATGATGAAGACAATGAGGATGTTTCAGCTGCCTCAACTGCACAGCGGGGTGAACGAAAGGATGATATTCTAGGTGATGGTTCTCATGACAGAAATATTGGGCCAAGTGCTCCCGAATATGAAAATTTGCCTGACTATAGTAATGACATAGAAGAAGAGATGGTTCGAGCTGCCATTGAGGCTTCAAGACGAGAGGTTGAGGGTGCACACAAT GACTTAGCTGACCCAGTTCCAACACAAAGCCAATCTCACATGGAGGATGCTGAACTTGCACATGTTGTTTCATTGTCCCTGAAG ACAGCACAGCAAGAGAAAGCATTGCGTGAGCAAGGAGAAATTTCTGTAGCTTCAAATGTGGGGCCTTCTAAGCCAGCTGAGGTTGAGCTAGGAGAATTTGCTGCATCGAATGGGAG GTTGGAGCCTGGAAGCTCATCCATCCAAGAGGATGCTGAAGATGTGGAGGACCAACCTCTTGTCAGGCATAGGTCCCGGCGTGTGTCTTTTGGCTCTGACGATGTTGAAGTAATTGAGGCTAGCCCACCATCAAGTCCTGGACGACATGATGTGGGTAATCATCCACAGCACAATAGAAATGCCTTCCCTTCCGATGAG TGGGGAGGGATTTCTTCTGAGGAGCATGATGAAGCAGTCATGCTGGAGGCTGCCATGTTTGGTGGAATTCCTGAAGGGACTGGATATCATTTTGGATATGGACCTCATCAGTTTATGCATGCTGAGAGTCACTATCCCCATCGGATACCTCGTCCTCCATCACCCTCTCTGGCTGCTCAGCGCTTGATACGGGAACAACAG GATGATGAATATCTTGCAGCTTTGCAAGCTGACagagaaaaagaattgaagGCCAGGGAGGAATCCGAAGCTCGTCGTTTAGAAGAGGAAGCAGCTAGACAAGCTGCTTGTGAAGAAGAAAGACAAAGGGAGGAAGAATCTCGCAGGAAATTGGAGGAGGAGCAG GAGTTGGAGAGACAGTTAGCTGCAAAAGAAGCTTCTCTGCCTCAGGAACCAGCATCGGATGATGAAAGTGCTATTACGCTTCTAGTACGGATGCCAGATGGTAGCCGCCATGGACGCCGATTTCTCAAGTCTGACAAGCTACAG TTTCTTTTTGATTTCATAGATGTTGGTAGAGGGGTCAAACCTGGCACTTACAGACTG GTGAGGCCATACCCTAGGCGTGCTTTTAGTGATGGGGAGAGTGCTTTGACGCTAAATGAACTTGGGCTA
- the LOC142613634 gene encoding uncharacterized protein LOC142613634 isoform X1, with protein MEAKEQSKKKESCYWNWLIGSVALRLILIYFSNNLNLASRPEISTPLTSLRRLAEGYWLKQSSMSPYAGSMYHGSPLLLSLLGPLTAKRIEGQPDHILCSLVFVIADVASAMFIRATGRNLQIAYSQSLKFLDLVKLSEKSDILPSGDIAALVYLWNPFTIFACVGLSTSPVENLAIILSLYGACRRIAPLAAFGWVMATHLSLYPVILIIPMILLLGYGPDTPPRKLFLQRKYFEVGDTPSNDRCQQEEAVDQPELPYVFSWRPVIHFLFWTSLWLVYVLVLCGVSVKHYGGLWELFKRTYGFMLTVQDLSPNMGVLWYFFAEVFDFFRNFFLIVFHGNILFMILPLAIRLKHRPFFLAFVYIVISSMLKSYPSVGDSALYLGLLGLFVNELADMKFSFFLFCGYIGVSLLSPVMHNLWIWRGTGNANFYFATAMAYACLQIILVVESVSAMLNHDRKLRKLSATKVLDGKT; from the exons ATGGAAGCCAAAGAGCAAAGCAAGAAGAAGGAGTCATGTTATTGGAATTGGTTGATAGGGTCAGTAGCGTTGAGACTAATACTCATATACTTTTCCAATAACCTCAATCTCGCTTCTCGCCCCGAAATCTCCACTCCGCTCACCAGCCTTCGCCGac tGGCCGAGGGTTACTGGTTGAAGCAGTCATCAATGTCTCCCTATGCAG GATCTATGTACCATGGTTCTCCATTGCTACTATCACTTCTTGGCCCACTCACTGCCAAAAG AATTGAAGGGCAACCTGATCATATTTTGTGCAG TTTGGTTTTTGTGATTGCAGATGTTGCGAGTGCCATGTTCATTCGTGCTACTGGTCGGAATCTTCAGATTGCATATAGTCAGAGTTTGAAATTTCTAGACCTTGTTAAATTATCGGAAAAGTCAG ATATCCTTCCTTCTGGAGATATTGCTGCTCTTGTCTACTTATGGAATCCTTTCACAATATTTGCATGTGTCGGTTTGTCCACATCCCCAGTTGAGAACCTGGCCATCATTTTGTCCCTTTACGGAGCATGCAGAC GAATAGCTCCTTTGGCAGCTTTTGGATGGGTCATGGCGACACATCTGTCCTTGTATCCTGTGATTCTGATTATTCCG ATGATTCTTTTATTAGGATATGGTCCAGATACTCCTCCCAGGAAATTGTTCctgcaaagaaaatattttgaagttGGAGATACTCCCTCAAATGATAGATGTCAGCAAGAGGAAGCAGTTGATCAACCTGAACTCCCATATGTTTTCTCATGGAGACCAGTGATACATTTCTTATTCTGGACTTCTTTGTGGTTGGTCTATGTGTTAGTTCTATGTGGTGTATCTGTTAAGCACTATGGTGGTCTCTGGGAGTTGTTTAAAAG AACGTATGGGTTCATGCTCACCGTGCAAGATCTATCTCCTAATATGGGTGTCTTATG GTATTTCTTTGCAgaagtttttgactttttcaGAAATTTCTTTCTGATAGTTTTCCACGGGAATATTCTATTTATGATACTGCCATTAGCCATACGGCTGAAACACCGCCCATTCTTTCTAGCTTTTGTGTACATTGTGATCTCCTCGATGCTTAAGTCTTATCCTTCT GTTGGAGATTCAGCTCTGTACTTGGGATTGTTGGGGTTGTTTGTTAATGAACTTGCAG ATATGAAATTCTCTTTCTTCCTGTTCTGTGGTTACATCGGGGTTTCTCTCCTTAGCCCTGTGATGCACAACCTATGGATCTGGAGG GGCACTGGCAATGCGAACTTCTACTTTGCAACTGCAATGGCTTATGCTTGCTTGCAG ATTATTTTGGTGGTCGAGAGTGTAAGTGCCATGCTCAATCATGACAGGAAGCTGAGAAAGCTATCTGCAACAAAGGTGCTGGATGGTAAAACTTAA
- the LOC142613634 gene encoding uncharacterized protein LOC142613634 isoform X2 — MQDLCTMVLHCYYHFLAHSLPKELKGNLIIFCADVASAMFIRATGRNLQIAYSQSLKFLDLVKLSEKSDILPSGDIAALVYLWNPFTIFACVGLSTSPVENLAIILSLYGACRRIAPLAAFGWVMATHLSLYPVILIIPMILLLGYGPDTPPRKLFLQRKYFEVGDTPSNDRCQQEEAVDQPELPYVFSWRPVIHFLFWTSLWLVYVLVLCGVSVKHYGGLWELFKRTYGFMLTVQDLSPNMGVLWYFFAEVFDFFRNFFLIVFHGNILFMILPLAIRLKHRPFFLAFVYIVISSMLKSYPSVGDSALYLGLLGLFVNELADMKFSFFLFCGYIGVSLLSPVMHNLWIWRGTGNANFYFATAMAYACLQIILVVESVSAMLNHDRKLRKLSATKVLDGKT, encoded by the exons ATGCAG GATCTATGTACCATGGTTCTCCATTGCTACTATCACTTCTTGGCCCACTCACTGCCAAAAG AATTGAAGGGCAACCTGATCATATTTTGTGCAG ATGTTGCGAGTGCCATGTTCATTCGTGCTACTGGTCGGAATCTTCAGATTGCATATAGTCAGAGTTTGAAATTTCTAGACCTTGTTAAATTATCGGAAAAGTCAG ATATCCTTCCTTCTGGAGATATTGCTGCTCTTGTCTACTTATGGAATCCTTTCACAATATTTGCATGTGTCGGTTTGTCCACATCCCCAGTTGAGAACCTGGCCATCATTTTGTCCCTTTACGGAGCATGCAGAC GAATAGCTCCTTTGGCAGCTTTTGGATGGGTCATGGCGACACATCTGTCCTTGTATCCTGTGATTCTGATTATTCCG ATGATTCTTTTATTAGGATATGGTCCAGATACTCCTCCCAGGAAATTGTTCctgcaaagaaaatattttgaagttGGAGATACTCCCTCAAATGATAGATGTCAGCAAGAGGAAGCAGTTGATCAACCTGAACTCCCATATGTTTTCTCATGGAGACCAGTGATACATTTCTTATTCTGGACTTCTTTGTGGTTGGTCTATGTGTTAGTTCTATGTGGTGTATCTGTTAAGCACTATGGTGGTCTCTGGGAGTTGTTTAAAAG AACGTATGGGTTCATGCTCACCGTGCAAGATCTATCTCCTAATATGGGTGTCTTATG GTATTTCTTTGCAgaagtttttgactttttcaGAAATTTCTTTCTGATAGTTTTCCACGGGAATATTCTATTTATGATACTGCCATTAGCCATACGGCTGAAACACCGCCCATTCTTTCTAGCTTTTGTGTACATTGTGATCTCCTCGATGCTTAAGTCTTATCCTTCT GTTGGAGATTCAGCTCTGTACTTGGGATTGTTGGGGTTGTTTGTTAATGAACTTGCAG ATATGAAATTCTCTTTCTTCCTGTTCTGTGGTTACATCGGGGTTTCTCTCCTTAGCCCTGTGATGCACAACCTATGGATCTGGAGG GGCACTGGCAATGCGAACTTCTACTTTGCAACTGCAATGGCTTATGCTTGCTTGCAG ATTATTTTGGTGGTCGAGAGTGTAAGTGCCATGCTCAATCATGACAGGAAGCTGAGAAAGCTATCTGCAACAAAGGTGCTGGATGGTAAAACTTAA